The DNA segment ACATCCATAAGTCAGGCCTATCTTCAGAGCTGCCAGAGGCTCAGCGTGTATGACCAGATGAGCCCTTCCTCCCTGAACGGACTCCATGCAGCAAATGAGGCTGCTGGCACCACCACTGCTTAAGCCAGGCTCATCTTCCAGAGGATGTGCATGTGACTTGGTGACAAATCCTACTAATTCGTCACTATACTTGTCCCAAGTTTAAAAGCCAGTTGTTGGAGGAACTGTTGGCAAATAAGGAAGTTGCTGCCAATGCAAAACATCAAGCGTACTAACGTTTCCTGGATGCTTCCTTTCTGCTTGGCCCCTGCTAAGCACTTACCATGCATTGTTTCATTTGTTCCTCACATCAACCCAAGGAAATGAATATTGCTACTGTTTCCCTTCTACTGATGAGGCAGCTGAGCCTCTGGGAAGTTAACTCGTTTGCCACCATCACTCTGCTAGTGCACCAAGTCACACTAGTTAAGTTATAAATACCTTTATGTTTATGCCCAactttaaatagtaaaaaaaaataaagcaaattaactGGCTCTTGAAACGGAAAGTCCAAACTTCAGGTCTGATTTGGTTCCCAACACAGCCACCAAAAGCCTGAGTTCTCTCGCTGTctcctgtctgcctctctgtccaGGGGCTCCCCCTCAGGGTGGCAAGATGGCTGCAGCTGCACCATCCATATTCCACATgtttggaaggagagaaaaaaaccattttcccccaaatccccTAGCAAACACTTTCTCCAGACTCAGTGGCCTAAATTGGGTCTCCTACCAACTCAGTAGCATGCTCAGGGCATACAGTGCCACTGTGGTGTCTCTTAGAGTCGGGGATGCCTCTAACCTCCCAAATTCAAGAACTACAAGGGGAGTAAAAGCAGGCTTGCTTCCAAGCATAGGGGAGTGGCTGTTGGAGAGGACTCATCACAGCTAGAATGTTGTGGAACAAGGACTTGAACCCCAGCCTGCCTGTTCATTCAAACAGTACTGAATGAGCCCTTGCTGTGGGTCAGGCACAATTCTAGATGCTGGAGACACAAACATGAAAGGTTCCTGCCCTCTTACCCTCCTGTTGCTGTTGCTGGCTCTGCAGCCTCCCAGGGCTAAAGCCCTGTGCTTTTACAAGGCCTCAGCGCTGGACTTATGAATTAAATGCACCACACTCTAAAGACATGGCAACATCAATAAACTGCACCATGCCCAGTTTTGAAGGAATTATTCAGGCTCACAGACCAGTGGATGTGTTTGAGGATCTTGTATCTAAAGAAACCTTTTTTTACCCCCCCGCTGTAAATTGTTTCCCAAGTCCCACACTAACTGCTTCCATCCCGTTGAGCctcttgttttaaagaaaagttcGGGTTCCAACTTGGCAGAAATGCAGCTAGTTTCAGGGCTGGAAAAGAGAAGCACAATACCAACCAGGCCATGGGCCATAGCTGGAGCCAGGCGGTTTTCCTCGGAGCTGGACAATTCCCAGGGCAAGAGAGGAAAttgcctttatttccctttctggcACACTTTGTTACTTCCCAAACTTAGACTCTTCCCACCCTCGACTCTTCTCTCGCTTTTAGTTGAGTTTCCCACTTAACTAAAAtggattttcttctctgtgtcctttaGGATGTCAACTTTTGAGTCCTTAGGGACTTAAACTATCGAGGAGAGTAATCAGCTGAGATGCTTCATCAGGCAGAGTTCAACAAGGGCTCTGCCGGCTTCACCAGCTCGGCCACCGCGGGACATTCTGGCGCCCCACTTACTATGTGTAAAAGCCTTAGTTGGGTCACTGCTGCTGGCGGTGATCTCCGGGGTTGCACCAAGTCGTCTTTTAACTAGAATTTTAACTAGAATTACCCCAACTGCAGGTGACTGAAGGTCGTAGGGCAAGTACCTGAGACCGCCTCACACACTTTCCCCCATTCTCTCCTGTCAAGCGGGCCTCCACTCAACTGGGAGAGACCTCACGCACCTCTAGTTCCGGGGCCGGACCTAGGAGATTTCATCCAATCAAGAATCCCACCTAACCAGTTGGACCGGTTTTTATGACGGGTTGAGCCAATGAAAACTCGACCTCTGATTTTCTGTGGTCTTCTGGGAAAGGGCCTCTCCCGGAAGCCACGTCTTCCATTGAGCCACACCTGGGCGGAGCTAGCCTCCCAGTCTTCCGTCCCGCTGGCTGACACAGCTGCCCGTCATAGGGAGGCGGGAGAGGGCGGAGCCGTGGGCCTTGGCGTCTGCGCAGCGCACAGCTGGCCGCGCGCGGGAAGCCGCCGACGGCGCCGACAGGTTCGGGTGCACAGGCATCTCAACGACGCGGGCGGATCTCGGAGGAAGGGTGGAAGAAGGGCGGCTCTACCGGTTCCTCCTGAGGCGAGCGGCGGAGGAGCGCGGAGCCTCGGCAGGCCTTCCCCGCAACCTTCGGGGACCGGCCCTCCGTGCAGCTGAGGGACGCGCGGGGGGCGCCCGAAAGGGGCGCCGCCGCCCGCGCTTACCGAGAGACGCCCGCGCTGGCCGAGGTCCCAGTCCCGCTAACCAGGGTCGCCCGCGCTGACTTAAACCACCCACGTTGACCGAGGTCGCCGACCGGGGGtactgccccgccccccccccccccccccccgaggacTCCACCTCCGCCCGCGCGGACCCCGGACGTCACCAACCGCGAAGGTAAGTGTCCCCCACCGTCCCCCGAGGCCGTCAGTCTTAAGACCCAGGGCCGCCCCAGGGACTCACGAGACATCTGCCACGTGCACCCCCACGCTCTCTCCCCATTGTCAGGAATCAGCCGGGTTTTGTCCTTAACGTCGTGGTGTCCTTGCAATGCTGCTTCGGGTTTTTGCCCTTGTGAAGTGCTTAGCATCAAATCCGCTTGGCGATGAAGAGTCGGGGCACTGGAGCGGGTCTTGGGCCAGAGACGGCCAGGGCGGGCTGACTTTATGTGTTTGATGAAAAGCGACTCACCGCAAGAAATGAGGCCTATTGCATCTTCTCTGGTCCCGCTCCAAAGGACTTGACGGTGTGGGCTTCCGAGAGAAGGCGGCATATTCACAGCCTGATACTTATCTCgctttttatgattcttttccCTGATTTGATAGAGAAGGGCAAGCTGTTAGCTTTGTAGGTAGCAGAACCATAAGACAAGGAGGTGGTTATCTTAAGGGAATGGGCCCAGGACAGGTTGCTAAGCTGTGTTTGGAAAGTCGCTTTACCAGAACTTGATGGGGTGGGAGGCTTTCTGAGAATGACTTGAGATGGTGGAGGGACTGGGGCATGTCAGGGTGAGAAGTAATGTGGATGTCAGGTGGCCGGGGATTCCAGCAAGAGAGGAACTGAGGCCCTTGAAAGGACAGCTTCAAACTAGCAGTCCTGGAAGGGTGCCCTTAGAGACTTGATTTCCTAGGTGCAGGTAAAGGACAACAAGTAAAGGTAAGGAATAAATAAAGGATAAGCAGGTAAAGGATAAGCAAGTGAAAGGACAATATAGTTTGACATTTTCAAAGGCCACATGCCTTCTTCTAAAGGTAAATCAGGAGTGTGCTTGCTGTCAGGACCTTGATCCAACTCCTAagtttctcccttctcctttgtaAAATTGTTTGATCCTTTTGTGGTGaccattaaatgagatgatgtacgTAAAGTAGGCAGCAGATTCCCAGCTCAGAATCCGGATCTGCTGAGGCTTGACTTTGAGTCCCGGGAGGGAGTGCAAAGATCTCTGTCTGCCTGGTCCTGTCACTGCTTACTTCTAGGACCAAGCTCCTGCCTGCTCTTTACAGTTCTTTACTTGAGGCAGAAGCCTCCACTTTGCTCAGCCCTTAAGAGTACTTGACTGTTTCCCAACTCTGAAATCTTTATTTCATgagctgatatttaaaaaatagtctctgaaataaaaaatttaagtttgtaTATCTAAACATATCCTTTACTTTAGTAATGTTCTGtcatgaattttttcttttagtgaaatattttattttttaaatttcttttaaagatttttttagttattagagacagagagggcacaagcagggggagacgcagagggagaagcagactgcccactgagcagggagcccattgaaGGTCTAGACCTGagcgacctgagccgaaggcatatgcttaaccaactgagccaccagatgccccacttacagtgaaatattttaatgacGCAAAAAAGAGCAGAGAACTGTAACACATGTACCATACTCTGACACAagcaaataatatttctttatgcttttggactttcttttttttttttaaggaaatgtgaCATTTCATCTACAGTTATTCTTTTTTTGATgccaccaccccccaccttctATACCACAGAATTGctcgattctttttttttttttttaagatttttatttatttatttgagcgagagagagtgcTAGGGCGGGGAAGCAAAGGGAGGGGGATAAGCCAGTTCTGCACTTAGCTCAGAGCTGGATGCGAGCTggaccccacgaccctgagatcatgacctgagctgaaatcaagagttggatgcttaacagactgagccacccaggagccccagaacttgcctttccatttttaacttgtctttccatttttaacttgTCTTTCCATTTTGGCTCACAGGACTTGCCTGGTAGGTTTGTACTCACAGAAGCTAGGAGCCCTTCCTTTTCATTCCCAGTCAGCTGCCAGGTTTGCTTGTCATGAGGATCGTGACCACTATTTTGGTACTGTCCTAGTGACATTTGCTCTCTTATCCTCTTAAGAAACCTGCCTTCTCTTTGCTCTCCCAATATCTGTTGAGTGAGCTCTTGATAGGTTTTCTCAGACTTGCCACCAGCTGAGGATCATGTGCCATCTGATTGGTCTTTATTGGGCCCCTTCTCCGTTAGGTGTAGTCTACCGTCTTCATCCAGGATCTGCCGTTTCTCCACTTCTCTAGGGGCAGTCACACCTGGTCCACACTTCCAGGAAAAAATGACCTTCCATAGTCAAATATACTATCTTttacaaaatgagatttttaaaattcatagtaATAGCTACCATTTTTTGAACATGTAGGTATCAGGCTTTTTAACTAAGCACTTGGTGTACACTGTCTTGTTTAATTCTCACATTACAACTGTGTCACAAATggtgatatttccattttaaaataagcacactGGGGCTTAGTAAGATGAGGCATCAGCAAAATTTGAGCCTAGAGTCATCTCCCTACGGTATGTAATTGTTTTGCCACCAGTAGAAAAGGAGACTTATTCCATTGTTGGGGCAGAACGAAACTGGGCATTCACACGGGTTCTCTTCAACCTTCCTGCTCCACAGCCCCCGCTCCCTCAGGCGCAGGAGCACCTGGGCCTCCTTCATCAGGGCCAGAGATGGCATCAGTGGACTTCAAGACCTACGTGGATCAGGCCTGCAGAGCTGCTGAGGAGTTTGTGAATGTGTACTACTCCACCATGGATAAGCGGCGGCGACTGCTGTCCCGCTTGTACATGGGCACAGCCACCCTGGTGTGGAATGGAAACGCTGTTTCGGGACAAGAGTCCTTGAGTGAGTTTTTTGAAATGCTGCCTTCCAGTGAGTTCCAAATCAACGTGGTAGACTGCCAGCCTGTCCATGATGAAGCCACCCCAAGCCAGACCACAGTTCTTGTTGTGATCTGTGGAACAGTGAAATTTGAAGGCAACAAACAACGAGACTTTAACCAAAACTTCATCCTGACAGCCCAGGCTTCACCAAGCAACACGGTGTGGAAAATAGCAAGTGACTGCTTTCGGTTCCAGGACTGGGCCAGCTAGTGGGGCCAGGAGAGGCTTCTGTTGTAGACCAGCTCTGTAGGGAAACGCAGATCTCAAAATGTGGGGACACAAATTCCTTTCTGTTGTTCCAGGCATACTGCTCTGGCTTAATTCTGTATTTGCCGGAGTCCTGTGAGCCCCTTTCTGAGTGTATTCTTGTTTGTCATAGATGCCTTTTCAAAGTAGtcaacttttctatttttctacttgTCCAGTAGAGACCCTGGTTCTGGAAATTCTgacaaataaaacaatacaaatgttgcttttttccccttgcttgaTATGTTTGTCCAAGttttgaggagggaggaggcaaagGAGGGTTAAAGGCAGAAGCTTAGTAGAAAGCACCTGAAATGAGATTCTTTAGTGAAATACTAAAGAATTAGTTAGTAACTACTTATAAATGAAGCAGCTATAGTAACTAGTCTCGTAAAGAGGAGGTGAGGAACGGCTTTTAAGAGGAAGCTAGTTCTACTGACCCTGAAGATCGACTCTAATTGCGTTTTCCTAAcgtaaaaaaagaatagaactaGAAGGTTCCATCATTCCTTGACCAATAAATGAGCACTCATGGCCACGCGGCTTCCCTAGTTACATTTTCTTTGACAAGAGTGTGCTAGGTTTGAGATGGGTTTGTGGGCTAGGATATTGGAATGGGAACCtttgagaaggaggagagaatacTGATGTGTATGGTGGCACAGAGGGCAGTTTCCTCCTCATACCCCTCCCCTTATCTGATTTCTGAAGCCCAACTGAGCAGGACAAAGTACCCACCAAAAAGAGGGTTTGACACAATGACTTAAGTTCTGGCCAGTGCTGGAGAAGCAGAAGGGTGGGACTTGTGGGAATTTGCTTGTTGGTagactcttcctccctctgtcttgcTTCCTAGAGAGCAGTTACGATGGCCTGACCACTGGCTGTGGCTCATTCTGGGCTGTGGAGGCAGCTGTTCCCAAGAGGTAGGATTGTGTTAAGTTGGAAGGAGCCTGGTTCCCCGATGACTATGTGGAACTATCCAAATGGACCTAGTTCACCtacctttggatttctttttaaatgagagaaatttTATCTGTAAGACATTATTGGTTTGGGGCATGTCTCGCCTGCCATAGCAGAACCTAATCTCAAGTGAGGAAAAAGATTTGCAACAGGGGCAGACAGTGAGTGTGTTGTAGGGGAATGGCTCTGTCACAGTGTCCTGGGGAACCAAACTAaacccaggtgccctcagaaTTCACACTCTAATCGGAAGCAAgacattaaaatggtaaataaattcAGTTTCAAAGCCACATATGAAGAGTGGTCAAATCAATCCTATAGATACATGCCTAGCAAGCAGAGACAAGCAGTTCAGCTGAGATGCTGGTGAAATACAAGTATTTCTGTGGTCTCAAGCCACAGTGTGGAATTGTCAAGACTCCAGAACTCTGTCTCATAGGGAGGCCAGTGGAGCGGGCTGGGAGGATTAGTGCAGAGACTGATATGGAGGGAGACACTGGGCTTCAAATCTGAAAGGCCTCCTCCTTAAGGGGTGAGGTAGGATGCCACCTGCCTCACCTCAGCCTTGGAT comes from the Ailuropoda melanoleuca isolate Jingjing chromosome 13, ASM200744v2, whole genome shotgun sequence genome and includes:
- the NXT1 gene encoding NTF2-related export protein 1, producing MASVDFKTYVDQACRAAEEFVNVYYSTMDKRRRLLSRLYMGTATLVWNGNAVSGQESLSEFFEMLPSSEFQINVVDCQPVHDEATPSQTTVLVVICGTVKFEGNKQRDFNQNFILTAQASPSNTVWKIASDCFRFQDWAS